From Oscillatoria sp. FACHB-1407, a single genomic window includes:
- a CDS encoding 2Fe-2S iron-sulfur cluster-binding protein, producing the protein MSYRLPPVLGEWIDRTQQVSFTFEGTRFTGYAGDTISSALWAAGQRILGRSFKYHRPRGILSAANHDVNTLMQSGQRLNVRADVTPLGANPSAGSPPSQGGFRGISRSQLEAFDSPFPPLKRGELAGSPPYEGGFRGISSGQSDMELSAVNTVGGVVSDRASIINAFSRFLPVGFYYKAFHSKRFFPFWERMIRSMTGLGRADVNTPHIRTAKRYDFCDVLVIGAGVSGMTAALTAAEAGADVVIVDENAHAGGSGGYQRGGTTDRFERVTELQEAIATHPNIRLYTNTQAAGYYADHWISLVHRDYLSKMRAKTVIVASGAYEQPAVFRNNDLPGVMLASAAQRLIYRYAVKPMHRAVVFTANSDGYRAALDLLSQGIAVQAIVDLRHDSSAPLSKGGWGDLLNQIRSHNIPIYNGYGIYEARPNPGGDGVSSAVICPIDADGKPQTSAQQAIACDGIVMSVGWAPAANLLYQAGTKMQFDAQVQQFVPEVLPDGVFACGRVNGVYGFEQKQVDGQRAGLAAVKHLGLVQEVGNRVVLRGDEYGMAPSHPWAIVPHPKGKEFVDFDEDLQLKDFYNAAQEGFDNIELLKRYTTVGMGPSQGKHSNMNALRILARITGQTPDQVGTTTARPFFHPVPMSHLAGKGFTPERHTPLHSRHAALGAQFMLAGVWRRPEYYRQAGKSREECIRAEVKAVRTGVGIIDVGTLGKMELRGAGATELLERVYTGRYANLKVGMSRYALMLDELGVVIDDGVIARLGTDRFYFTTTTSGAANIYRELARLNTMWQLDCGIVNVTGARAAVNLAGPRSREVLSQLTDLDLSATAFPYLGVRQAAIAGIPALLMRVGFVGEWGYEIHVAAESAPALWDALMEVGAAFGIRPFGVEAQRLLRLEKGHLIVGQDTDGLTTPFTAGLEWAVKQDKPFFIGQRSLQIVQSRPVKQKLVGFMLAPDFSGTAPQECHLAIAQGEIVGRVTSIAFSPTLDRYIGLAYLQPELATVGNSFTIRLSDGSLVTATVSPTPFYDPENLRQKELVPQRQEVPV; encoded by the coding sequence ATGAGTTATCGTCTACCTCCCGTTTTGGGTGAATGGATCGATCGCACTCAACAAGTCTCATTTACCTTTGAGGGTACTCGTTTCACAGGCTATGCAGGGGACACCATTTCGTCAGCCCTGTGGGCAGCAGGGCAACGCATTCTGGGACGCAGTTTTAAGTACCATCGTCCACGCGGCATTTTAAGTGCGGCGAATCATGATGTGAATACGCTGATGCAGTCGGGGCAACGGCTCAATGTGCGGGCAGATGTGACGCCATTAGGAGCTAATCCTTCCGCTGGAAGTCCCCCTTCTCAAGGGGGATTTAGGGGGATCTCTAGAAGTCAGCTAGAGGCGTTTGATTCCCCCTTCCCCCCCTTAAAAAGGGGGGAATTAGCTGGAAGTCCCCCTTATGAAGGGGGATTTAGAGGGATCTCTAGTGGACAGTCAGATATGGAACTGTCTGCTGTCAACACAGTGGGCGGTGTGGTGAGCGATCGCGCCAGTATCATCAATGCTTTCTCCCGTTTTTTACCCGTTGGCTTCTACTACAAGGCGTTTCACTCCAAGCGATTTTTTCCCTTCTGGGAGCGGATGATCCGCTCCATGACTGGGTTAGGACGGGCTGATGTCAACACGCCTCACATCCGCACTGCCAAACGCTACGACTTTTGTGATGTGCTGGTGATTGGAGCAGGTGTCTCTGGGATGACAGCCGCACTAACAGCCGCAGAAGCGGGTGCTGATGTGGTGATCGTGGATGAAAATGCACACGCTGGCGGATCAGGAGGCTATCAACGTGGTGGAACAACAGATCGCTTTGAGCGAGTGACGGAATTGCAGGAGGCGATCGCCACTCACCCTAACATTCGGCTGTACACCAACACGCAAGCCGCAGGCTACTATGCGGATCACTGGATTTCACTCGTGCATCGCGATTACCTCTCCAAAATGCGAGCCAAAACAGTGATTGTGGCTAGTGGAGCTTACGAGCAACCTGCTGTATTTCGCAACAACGATTTGCCGGGAGTGATGTTAGCATCTGCCGCACAACGGCTAATCTACCGCTATGCGGTGAAACCAATGCATCGAGCAGTGGTCTTCACCGCTAATTCTGATGGCTATCGTGCTGCCTTAGACTTGCTATCGCAGGGAATTGCAGTGCAGGCGATCGTAGATTTGCGTCACGATTCATCTGCCCCCCTTTCTAAGGGGGGGTGGGGGGATCTCCTCAACCAAATCCGATCGCACAACATCCCCATCTACAACGGTTATGGCATTTACGAGGCAAGACCCAATCCCGGTGGGGATGGCGTTTCCAGTGCCGTGATTTGCCCCATTGATGCCGACGGTAAACCTCAAACCAGCGCACAACAAGCGATCGCCTGTGATGGCATTGTTATGAGTGTGGGCTGGGCACCTGCGGCAAATCTGCTTTATCAAGCGGGAACCAAAATGCAGTTTGATGCTCAGGTGCAGCAGTTTGTGCCTGAGGTATTGCCTGATGGAGTATTCGCTTGCGGGCGGGTGAATGGGGTCTACGGATTTGAGCAGAAACAGGTCGATGGACAACGGGCAGGATTAGCCGCAGTAAAGCATTTGGGGTTGGTTCAGGAGGTGGGAAATCGCGTTGTTCTACGCGGTGATGAGTATGGCATGGCTCCCTCTCATCCCTGGGCGATCGTGCCCCATCCAAAAGGTAAAGAGTTTGTCGATTTTGACGAAGACCTGCAACTCAAGGATTTTTACAACGCTGCCCAGGAAGGCTTCGACAATATCGAACTGTTGAAACGCTATACCACAGTGGGGATGGGTCCCAGTCAGGGCAAGCACTCCAACATGAATGCCCTACGAATTCTGGCACGAATTACCGGACAGACGCCCGATCAGGTGGGTACAACAACCGCTCGTCCGTTTTTCCATCCGGTGCCGATGTCACACCTGGCAGGGAAAGGCTTCACCCCCGAACGGCACACGCCCCTGCATAGTCGTCATGCGGCGTTAGGTGCTCAGTTCATGCTGGCGGGTGTCTGGCGACGACCCGAATATTACCGTCAGGCTGGAAAGAGCCGTGAGGAGTGCATTCGAGCGGAGGTGAAAGCTGTTCGTACAGGCGTCGGCATTATTGATGTGGGAACCCTCGGCAAAATGGAATTGCGCGGCGCAGGTGCCACAGAATTGTTAGAGCGAGTTTACACCGGACGATATGCCAACTTGAAGGTGGGGATGTCGCGCTATGCCTTGATGCTCGATGAATTGGGTGTGGTCATCGATGACGGGGTGATTGCTCGATTGGGAACCGATCGCTTCTACTTCACGACGACTACCTCTGGAGCCGCTAATATCTACCGCGAGTTAGCTCGGCTCAATACCATGTGGCAACTCGATTGTGGCATTGTCAATGTAACGGGAGCACGAGCCGCCGTAAACTTGGCAGGCCCTCGTTCGCGGGAGGTGCTCAGCCAACTGACCGATCTGGATTTGTCGGCTACCGCATTTCCCTATCTGGGCGTACGTCAAGCCGCGATCGCCGGAATTCCTGCTCTCCTGATGCGCGTCGGGTTTGTCGGGGAGTGGGGCTACGAGATTCACGTGGCGGCAGAGTCGGCTCCTGCCCTGTGGGATGCCCTGATGGAAGTGGGTGCTGCCTTTGGCATCCGTCCCTTTGGCGTGGAGGCACAGCGGCTACTGCGGTTAGAGAAAGGACATCTGATTGTGGGGCAAGATACAGACGGCTTAACGACCCCCTTTACGGCGGGTCTGGAGTGGGCAGTGAAGCAAGACAAACCATTTTTTATCGGGCAGCGCAGTTTGCAGATTGTCCAATCTCGTCCGGTGAAACAGAAGCTGGTGGGGTTCATGCTGGCTCCCGATTTTAGCGGAACGGCTCCGCAGGAGTGCCATCTGGCGATCGCCCAGGGAGAAATCGTCGGTCGAGTCACCAGTATCGCCTTTAGCCCCACACTCGATCGCTACATCGGGTTGGCATACCTGCAACCGGAACTGGCAACAGTCGGTAATTCCTTCACGATTCGTTTGTCGGATGGTTCGTTAGTCACCGCGACCGTCAGCCCAACTCCGTTCTACGACCCAGAAAATCTGCGACAAAAGGAACTCGTTCCCCAACGGCAGGAGGTGCCAGTGTGA
- a CDS encoding class II glutamine amidotransferase: MCGIVGLLIKKPELRDSLGELMVPMLIGMSDRGPDSAGLAVFTETLPDGYRKYSLYSGGTTFDWAGLGQDWQTQFGSKPDLQEHGNHAVLTVDLSPDQVKQWLKTHYPQLHLLSTGRTIDLYKDTGKPATVADRYNFRSLKGTHLVGHTRMATESAVTPAHAHPFTAGEDFCLVHNGSLSNPYEIRRKLEPQGIHFETDNDTEAACRYLEWRMREGDDLETAIQTGFEELDGFYTFLMGTADKLALVRDAFACKPAVVAETDDYVAIASEFRSLAHLPQVKHANIYEPAPEEMYVWTV; this comes from the coding sequence ATGTGTGGAATTGTTGGATTACTGATTAAAAAGCCAGAGCTACGCGATTCGCTAGGGGAACTGATGGTGCCTATGCTAATCGGTATGAGCGATCGCGGCCCTGACTCGGCAGGATTGGCGGTGTTTACTGAAACATTGCCTGATGGCTATCGCAAATACAGCCTGTATTCGGGGGGCACTACCTTTGACTGGGCAGGATTGGGGCAAGATTGGCAAACACAATTTGGCAGCAAACCCGATTTGCAAGAGCATGGCAATCATGCCGTCCTCACGGTAGATCTATCTCCAGATCAGGTGAAACAGTGGCTTAAGACCCACTACCCTCAATTGCACTTGCTCTCAACCGGGCGCACCATTGACCTCTACAAAGATACGGGCAAACCTGCTACCGTTGCCGATCGCTACAACTTTCGCTCACTCAAAGGGACGCATCTCGTCGGGCACACCCGCATGGCAACCGAGTCAGCGGTGACTCCCGCTCACGCCCATCCCTTCACCGCAGGTGAAGATTTCTGTCTGGTACACAATGGCTCTCTTTCCAACCCTTACGAAATTCGTCGCAAGTTAGAGCCGCAAGGGATTCACTTTGAAACCGACAACGATACTGAAGCCGCCTGTCGCTACCTGGAATGGCGGATGCGCGAAGGCGATGACCTGGAAACCGCGATTCAAACTGGATTTGAAGAATTGGATGGTTTCTACACCTTCCTCATGGGGACGGCAGACAAATTAGCATTAGTGCGCGACGCCTTCGCCTGTAAACCCGCTGTCGTGGCTGAAACCGACGATTATGTGGCGATCGCCTCTGAGTTTCGATCGCTGGCTCACCTGCCTCAGGTGAAACACGCCAACATTTATGAACCCGCACCGGAGGAGATGTACGTATGGACAGTGTGA
- a CDS encoding protein glxC: MDSVMTPTLNKTTFDLAQTPLREVNHFLHHSAVHLADQTIEILNPDGAHNIAVGLDAPVKVQIQGHVGYYAAGMNKQATVTIHGNAGPGVAENMMSGLVHVKGFASVSAGASAHGGTLIIDGDASLRCGISLKGADIIVGGSVGSFSAFMAQAGRMVICGDAGDALGDSLYEAVIYIRGTIKSLGADAQIEPMTESDRTALTELLAKAGFSYSPDEFKRVASARQLYHWNADANQEY, translated from the coding sequence ATGGACAGTGTGATGACCCCAACCCTTAATAAAACCACCTTCGATTTAGCGCAAACTCCGCTGCGAGAAGTCAATCACTTTCTGCATCACAGTGCCGTGCATCTGGCGGATCAAACGATTGAAATTCTGAATCCGGATGGAGCACACAACATTGCCGTAGGGTTAGATGCCCCTGTAAAAGTTCAAATTCAGGGACACGTCGGCTATTACGCCGCTGGCATGAACAAACAGGCAACCGTCACCATCCATGGCAACGCAGGCCCCGGTGTGGCTGAAAACATGATGTCGGGTCTGGTGCATGTCAAAGGCTTTGCCTCCGTTTCGGCAGGCGCATCCGCCCATGGCGGCACGCTGATTATCGACGGAGACGCCAGTTTGCGTTGTGGCATTTCCCTCAAGGGAGCCGACATTATTGTGGGTGGCAGCGTCGGAAGTTTCTCCGCTTTCATGGCGCAGGCAGGACGAATGGTGATTTGCGGCGATGCTGGTGATGCGCTGGGAGACTCCCTTTACGAAGCGGTCATCTACATTCGCGGCACTATCAAATCTCTGGGTGCGGATGCTCAGATTGAACCGATGACCGAGAGCGATCGCACTGCCCTCACCGAACTTTTGGCCAAAGCAGGCTTTTCCTATAGTCCTGACGAATTCAAACGAGTTGCCTCTGCTCGACAGCTTTATCACTGGAACGCCGACGCCAATCAAGAATATTAG